The Arachis ipaensis cultivar K30076 chromosome B03, Araip1.1, whole genome shotgun sequence region TGCGAAGAATTAATTtgtgaatttaaatttttattttgtgcaGTGTGTGAAGGTGTTAACTGTGTATGAGGTACAGTATGTGGAAATACGTCATAAGAGAAAGGGTCATAATGTGGGTTGTAACCCACTGATGCAGAATTTTGTGAAAAGGTGCTTGAGGTTGCTTGTGTGTGAAAGGAAAAGTGATCTTCATAaaaatatacatttctggaaatgaAAATCTGTCTTGTTTTTAAATCCATCAATACGAATCCTTTAACACCCTCCTTAAATCCCAGAAATACAGATTTGCGAGCCCTTGGGTTTAGCTTATGTCTTCCAGTTGTTATAGTGCAAGCATATGCTAGACatccaaatatttttaaatctGAAAGATCAGGGAATGTTTGGTAAAGAAGCTGAAATGGAGACTTGTTTTGCAAGAAGGTGCTTGGAATTCGATTGATGATGTAAACTGCATGCAAAAGAGCAAAGTTTCAAAAACATTTGGGTATATCAGACTGAAAAATCAAGCTACGAGTGACAGCCAACAAGTGTTGATGTTTCCGCTCAACAatgccattttgttgaggagtttcaacacaTGATGTTTGGTGAAGAATTCCATTTTCTGTATAAAACTGAGGCATTAAAAATTCTGGTCCATTGTCTGTTCTAATGACTCTTACTTGGCTGCCAAACTGCACCTTTGCAAATTGAATAAAATTCTGAACTAGTTTGCTTGCTTCTGCTTTTGTTTTCATTAAATGAGTCCATGTAAATCGTGATTTATCATCAACAATGGTTAAAAAAATACTTATGCCCGTTAATGGATGGAATTGAAAGAGGGCCTCATATATCAATGTGAAGAATATCAAATACATTTTCTAAAATAGTAGTGATGTTTGAAAAACTCAGTTTTCTTTGTTTCACAAAATGGCATGTGTCACAAGGTGCAATTTTATTACTACAGTCAATGAAAGGAAAATCAGATTTCATAACATTCAATCTATCTAAAGACAAGTGACCTAACCGAAAGTGCCAGAGATTTATTCCCTTTATTTCAGGTTTGGAAAAACTCATGAAGCTTGCTGCCTGTGTAAATTCAGGTCTCACTGTCTCAGCATTCAGTGCATAAAGTCCTTCACATGCCCTAGCTGTGCCAATCACCTTCTCCGAGCTGATATCCTGAATCTTACACAATTTGTCATCAAAGTTCATGTGACAATGCAAATGAGATGTGGCCTTGGAAACAGAAATTAGCTTGAAATTGAAGGAAGGTATATACAATGCACCAACAAGGTataagttctttgaaaagaaaatagtTCCAGCAATTTTGCTAATGGCTAGTGCACCATTAGGCAATTTGACAAGAATTTGAGCTATTTCATGATATGACTGAAAATCATTGAGTGAGTATAACACATGGTCTGTAGCCCCTGTGTCCACCACCCAAGGTGCATATTTTTTATCTGAAACGTTTAATGCAAGTATGCTTGATCTAAAATGCATGACATGTACCATACTACCTGGATGAGGTGTTGGTAAGGGCTCTAGAGTGTGTGGTTCAGCACTATGATTTGATTTCTGATCTTCTTTGTTGAGAAGTGCTAGCAAAGATGATTTTTGTTCTAGTGTGAAATCAAAAATCTGTGACCCACTGTTCTCTCCATTGTAAGAAAATCTGAGATTTTCATTTCTTCCCTCAGAATCTGATGCACTAATGTTCATGATCGCAGTGTTGTGCCTCTGCTGCATATGTGATGGATATCCATGCTTTTTATAGCATGTGTCAATGGTGTGTCCAGACTTACCACAATGAGAGCACTGCATCTTGCCTCATCCTCCTTGGCCTCTTCCAAAGCCTTGATTCCTGCCTCCTCTGCCCCTTCCTCTTCCTCTGCTGTGTGAATCTTCTGCAGTATTCAAGAGAGTGGCGGATCGAGCTGCTGCAATGAGTTTATTATCTGAGGTAAAATCAAAGCTCTGGAATTGCCTTTCTTGTTGTGTGagaagtgagaaaacagtattcAAACTTGGAAGCGGATCCATAAGCATGACCTGAGACCTTACTCCAGCATATTGTTCATTCAGTCCTCTAAGAAATCGTGTTACTTGATCTTCCGTTCTAAAATTTCTTACAACACCTAATCCACAACTGCAATCTCTTCCATAACTACATGAGGAAATTGTTCTGAAACTGTCTAATTCCTCCCACATTTTCTTCAATTCAGTGAAATATGCAGTCACATTCATATCTCCCTGTTTGAGAGCATACAACTCTTCCTGTAATTCGGCTACTCGAAATTTATCCCCTGATAGTACCTATGCTTCAATTCATCCCAGAGGTCTAATGCCACATTTTTCCAACTTACACTTTGAGCAATATCAGAATTCAGGCTAAGGTTTAACTATGCAACTGCATAGGTATTGCAACGCTCCCAAGCTTCATAGGTAGGATCGTGTATCTCAGGTCTAGGTAAACTACCATCAATGAATTTGATCTTATTCTTAGATTTCAGAGCCCTAACCATAGATCTACTCCAATCTCCATAATTCTTTCCATTAAAAATGACATTTGTAATAGCGAGACTTGGATTTTCAGACGGATGCAAGAAGAAGTGATTCGAAGGATCCTGATTGAATCCTCCACCATTCCGACTCATGTGAGCGTGAATAGCAGAAAGCTGACTAAAAAATGCAGAAATTTCATACGGATCAAGGTTCTCCAATGGCTATCGTGCTTGCGGATTCGTTCCTGCAGTGTCGCAAACTGGATCCATTCACTGCACGCTTTGCGTTTTCAGAACTTGCGTTTGTGATGTTCAAGCATGAAACGTTGAGTTCCTCCTTCGATCCCAATCTCAGGTGCCCTCAGCAAGctccacgctcaccgcaccatgttgAAGTGTGGTCGGTGAAGCACTGAgcacaaaacagagaaagagaTTTGGGAGAAGAAATGGAATTGAAAATTACTCAACTACAGTGAAAGATCTCAAAACTATACAAATGGGGATACAGTCTCTTATATACTAGTGAGGAGTTACTAATTAGACTATTCTAACTAACTAATATGCATAATTTAGTCACACCAATTGTGCAGGTATGAGAGTTATACTTATCTACATAAGCTGCATAGTAAGTTAAGGTGAGTGGGAGTCTTCTTATCAAGTAACAGTATTCTTGCTACTTTGAGTACTTTGTATTTTGTAAGAGATTGTTAAAAGAATTTTAGcaagaacaaagaaaaaaaaagacaaacaaaATGAAGCCATGAAAACATCCACTTTAGTGTGGCGTGCAACGTTCAATCCCCCACGTTCCACGTTGGGTCAATCTTTAAGAAGCTAGCATTAAGTAGAGGAAAGTGGTGTACAATGCCACACTGGAGTGCTATGCCTTCAATTAAGGAAGGAGAGAAGACATGCAATGCCACTCTTGGGTGTAGCACGCTGGGCCAATTCCCAAGGGCTAGAAGCAAGGCAAGAAGGGTGGCGTACAATGCCACTATGGCGTGCTACACCTTCGACCATGCCAAGACTGAGAGCACCTCCAGGGATCAAGGAAACTATGGCGTATAATGCCACCACCAAAGCCTATGCCTTGGCGTTACATGCCTTCGATACCAACAAGACATTGGCGTGCCACACCATTCCATCAAGTGTCACGTTGGGCCAAAGTCCAATAAGCCTCCAAAAAGAAAGAGACATTAGCGTGCAACATCAGTTTTCAAGTGTCACTGGTGATCTGTGGAAATTCACTATATCACTATAATGAACCAGCCTTTGGCAAGTAtgccgaattgtcgtcaagtaataactcacaatgagtgaggtcgaatcccacagagattgattgattgaaCAAATTTAGTTACTGCATGACTTAATCAAGCTAATCAAGAGTAATTGTTGTGTGCAGAATTCTAAATGACCAAATTGTAAATGACTAGaagataaaggaaagcaataaagtacagaaatgtaaagagcataaaagtaaattgcaaaaacataaatgactgaattgtaaagGGAAATGAGTTGataatagaaattaaagaaagctataaagaatatggaagataagaatagggaagaTTCATTGAAATTGGAAGATAttgctctctttggattaaattcagatcatctcatcttcaatcatgcaactcattgaccttttGGCAattatgattgattgaaccccaattccttggtgattcaatctctcaaatcttgataatcagccaattccttggtctaattgctcatagaTCCGAATAATTGGGTAGAtttcatgtcaccatatccaatcccaaaatccagatctactcaatgtgagaagggatttcaagtatggtttcatgtttccttttccaaggctcTCATGAAACccaaattgcattcaatctctttttcaagatgattgaacactaagaTGAAGaccgaaattccttctagcaaatcaaagagaagatgaagagaagaagaaattcactatcaattaatccatcaagtacaatagagctccctcccccaataagagggagtttagctactcacAGTTTatagaaaagtacaagagatggaagaagatgaagtgaAGTGTAAAGTAAAAGTTCCCAGCTAACAACCTACTCTCCAACCAACTAATCAACCCCTCTTTCAGTACTCTCAAAggatatttatactactcctattactagaaatgaaaattacaaaaagaaaagaaaatacaattgaaaaactaaagagaaaaaTCATTAAAATGAGACATGTGCCTGGCATGTGAGCGGCGTGTgcgtggcgtgccacgcccagctcaatggcttggcttggcgtgccacgccaaacTCCCACACCCCCTTTGttatcttccttcttcttctctggtgaattgaactagcgtggcacgcccagaactggcgtgccacgcccagcagtgGCGTGTCACGCCCTTGTTATGCTCTTCCTCCTTGTCCTCTGCTCACTTgtgctggcgtgccacaccttcgctAAAGCCTTCAATCTCTTTTCTGGAAGGTTGAACTGGCGTGCCCGTCTAGGTCTGGCGTGCCATACcctttataaggcatgaatgcTCCCCTCTGGAAggttgaactggcgtgccacgcccatgattcaagtggcacgcctatgaTGCGagcaaggttggcgtgccacgccccaaacatcaagtggcacgcccattgataTTTTACTTTAGCGTGCCATGCCTAaagtcccaagtggcacgccttcgAGGAAGCATTGTCTCTTCTTCTCTGGAggcttgtactggcgtgccacgcccttgttggAGCTTCACTTCCCCTCTCTAATCAAATGAATTAGCGTGCCACGCTTAGACCCAAGTGGTACGTCCATAATGATGTTGTGGGCtcacaagcttggcgtgccacgcctctaGTATcgagtggcacgcccattgaagTTGGTGTGAGCACTTAAGCTTGGCGTGCGACGCCCaggactcaagtggcacgcctataaTGGTGCTTCCTCCATTTTCCTCTGCTCAGttgcactggcgtgccacgccttcgacctggcgtgccacgtccaTTGTGGAGGatgaggctggcgtgccacgccctttacAAGCCTTCAAGGATCCCTCTCTGGATAGAATtcttggcgtgccacgtccaTAGTAAAACTTGGAGTTCCTCTTTTGGAAAAGATAACtgacgtgccacgcccattgtaatTCATCAAGGCCTCCTTTCTGGAAATtgtggttggcgtgccacgcctgaccttggcgtgccatgcccattgtAATTCTTCATGGAGACTCCTCTGGTAAATgtaactagcgtgccacgcccatcaatggcgtgccatgcccatagaAACTCCTCATTGGGCTCTTTCTGGAAATgacaactggcgtgccacgccctactctggcgtgccacgcccattgaagTTCTCCCGCTTTGCTTCCTGGAACTgatagctggcgtgccatgcccagtaaAAATGATGGCGTTtgcatcaagtggcacgcccagtacACACGCTCATCTCCCTTTTCTTgctttcttcctcttttgttgctattttcacctgaaattcaaacAAGACTCTTTTCAAAGTAATGTCCCATAAAATTCATCATTTAGTTCAAGTAATTGCATCAATTGAATGAGAATTCACCAATTCTATAATCCTTTTAGACaagagaaagaggtagatgatgcaaaTCATCAGTCACGCCAACTCTTCAAGCCCAAGACCAATTGCAAGGCTCATGATTTCAATGAATATCAGACACTCCAAGTAATTGTCAAGCTTTGAATTTCAATAAAGGAGAAAATCACTTTTAGTTTAGATTGATTAGGAAAGATttgttttgaatttaaaatttaggtTTAGGTTAGAACATAAAGAGTCGGAGGAATTTATTTGAAGACAGCTGAGCTATTCTTTGAGCACTTTACACtttattgtttttggtttttcGTATCATGAACAACTAATTTTTCGCTGTTAAGATTATGAGCTCTGtttattttgatggattaatatttttgtttttctactattgattaatgcattgatgtTTAATTCAAGAAGtaagttttgttcttcatctcaATGATTAAAatgtattgaaaaataattttaatctgACATGAATTCTTCTATTACCTTAGAAAAATTAATCACTGAAATTAGCTTGAGACCTCTTCTCATAGTTCTTAAGGTTTCTAAAACTAGTTTTGCTAAGTGacataaaataaattagaattaGTCCTTAAGAATTGTGTGGCTTTAAACCAAAAATTGTGCTTAATCTCTTGTTATAGTTAATTGATCAAAAAATTGACGGTTTATTAGAttaagagaaattgaatcaccaagagattgAAGTTTGATTATTTGCGGTTTGCCATCAATACATTTCTATATGATCAAAGTAGATGACAAGAAGTGTTTATCCTGAAATTGAATATCTCTAAAATCTTAATAtcttttttcatattatttttatcTCAATTACTCATGAAGCACACTCTCTTTTAGTTCTCTGTTTTCATGcttaattttttccaatcaaatttttaatttaattagaaTAATCCATTAAACATTACTTGCGCAGTTTATTAATCATCGTAAAAATAATATCCACTCACTATAGTATTACTCAAACGATTTGGTGCACTTGTTAGTatttataaattttgattttcgCTCAACAATTATTTTAACAGGTaacttatttaaaataataaaatacaaaaaaattcactttttaaaATATCTAATTCTACCAATTTAGTTTTTTAGAACCTTGATTGTTTGATAAATTAATTAAACATATCAATCGTTCTAATAGTTTATAGTATCATTTTTACATAAAAACATCTTTATTAAAAGTACCCCCTTAAATAAATTAGTAAATGGTGAGTAACATAGGTGTAGATAAGAATTAAGAAACCACCAAGGAATGTAGCTAAACATATTAGAAAGTCAAAAGTCAAAACGTTATTACTGCTACTACATTACGCGGTACTCTACTCCACTCTAATGGCTCTAAGCAGTTAAAGAAACTGGATAACACAGCTGTTTAGGATTGGCACATAGTACACCCCACTAAGTCAGACACAGTTACCATTTTAGTCATATTTATTAATAAACACATTCAAAGTTTTgtatttcatttctttttataGTGAATTAGGGAGATAAGAACCgagtgaaataaaaaaaaaaagtcataaaGTAAGTGTAACTATTTGTCTTTGATGGTTTGTGTAGCCGCGTTGTTGTTGAATGTTGATGCTGACGTGGcttattcattcattcattccctATAAAACAGAGTGTATGTTATCATCAATGAACACATTAAGAAATCGACATGGCTTTCTTTGTTCGCTTCTCTCTGTTGttgcttcttctttcttcatcTGCCACCGCTTGTGATCGTTGCGTCCACCAATCCAAGGCTTCTTTTTTCTCCAAAGCCTCCGCTCTGTCATGTGAGATTTCTAGCCATCTATCACTTTCATTCAttccatttccatttccatttGTGTTATTAATCCTttgaatatattattattattgcagcTGGGGCGTGTGGTTATAGTGAATTGGCACTCTCGTTAAGTGCTGGAAACCTTGCAGCTGCTGTTCCTTCCATCTTCAGAGATGGTGCTGCTTGTGGTGCGTGCTTCCAGATTAGATGCAAGGACCCAAAGCTCTGCACAAAATCAGGAACCAGAGTGGTTCTTACTGATcttaacaaagataacaaaacTGATTTTGTTCTTAGCACCAGAGCCTTTCAATCTTTGGCTCTCAAAGGAAAAGCTCAGCATCTTCTCAACCTTGGCATTCTTGACATTGAATACAAAAGGtatcaaaataattttaattatttaattgttgttattCTTCACGGATTGTATaattatatttgatttttttataactATTAAGACAGTTGATGTGACGATATATAATtagatatattaaaattaaaattttaaattatttaataatttttaattattatgcaTAAGTTTGGATAAgataatattttatacttttttcGTTTTGTTTTGGTATGTGAAATTGTGAATGTCCCCAGTGCTCACCTACCGGGGCTGCTGGCACCGGCCCACCGCAAAAAGCGAACATCCATGGTGGACCAtagtttcaaaaattattttattctagTAACACTTAACAGCAACGGTCTATGTCTCTATGTTGTATTACATAATATTATATAATGCGGTGTATTGTGTATAGTATAAGATTTGCTATGGACGTTCAAGCATCGTATAGATTTAGAAATATTTCAATTAAGTTTGACttaattaaaatacttacttGTTTTATTTATGGATGAATTTAATGGAGCAGGGTACCTTGTGAGTACAAAAACAAGAACCTGGCTGTTCGCGTTGAAGAATCAAGCAGGAAGCCAAATTACTTGGCTATTAAATTTTTGTATCAAGGTGGTCAAACTGACATTGTAGCCGTTGATGTAGCTAAGGTACGTTACATTACATGTTCATTAAAACATCAACTCACACAATGTTACTTCggttagagatataactatttatGTGTCTGTAACGTAGGTTGGGTCGTCAAACTGGAGTTTCTTAAGCAGAAATCATGGGGCGGTGTGGGACACAAGCAGGGTTCCAGAAGGGGCATTGCAGTTAAGGTTGGTTGTAACGGCAGGTTTTGATGGGAAGTGGATTTGGGCACAGAAGGAGGTTCTTCCGGCTGATTGGAAAAATGGTGTCATCTATGATTCTGGTGTTCAAATCACTGACATTGCTCAAGAAGGTTGTGCCACTTGCGATGATGGTTCTTGGCCATGAcatcaacaaatatatatatttctCATCTATTCATAGTTATAGAATACTAGTCAGTATATAGTTAGTTATATACTACACTAAGTTTCAATTTCattcattgttattattattgtggtATATTATATAGgactatatataattatatacccTCTACCTTGAGAAattaaattaacaataaaagTAGATTACCTTGGAAAACTTCATCCTCTCTATTTTTTAGATACTTGTTTATGTGAAAAATATTACCTTGAGAAAAATATACGTGCTAACATCAATCTCTATGCCATTGAGTaactaatatattaaaatttaaaattttaacttaAGCCTTAAGGATTATTTGACAGTTAACAAGACATTCACACCACTTAGTGCGTTTACCAAAATGGTATTTCGTACATCAATTTAATAATTACCAACTTACAATAAAAGAATTTGAGTTATCAGGGGACCAATACTTTTTAGTAAAAATATCGCAGTTATTAGTTTAAATATAAGCAAAACTGAGGAAAAAAATTGATACTACTTTTTAAATTTATCTAAATGTATAACTATGTTTCAATATATAAAGCTTTTTATCTCatcaatttattaaaattaaactctcaAATTTATTCCTCCAAGAGAAACTGTTTCTACAAATTAATTATTACActaaataaagatttttttttcggGATCTTTCACTATTAAAGAATCTAATAAACTTCTTAATTAGAATATTTTTGGGTCTGAGTTAATTAGTATATGCCTATATGGACAGGCTTTCTCTTTTCCGGCCACAACGTTTAACAATAGCAAAGTACTATACATAGTAGCCCAGCCCATATATTATATGGGCTTTCATGATCAAGAAAAACAACAAGATTGGGCCACTTTCTGTAATACTGATATTAGTTCAGAAGCCATTTTACGACCACAAACTAAAACTAAGAAGCCCTTTCGgaccaaaatataaaaaatggCTTATACTCTCTCACCCATTGTGAACAGCAACAGAAGATTTAGCCATTTGTGTGGTAATTTTATGTTGTTAATGGTCTAAAACAAGAATGTTCACCCAATTTGGATTAGTGCGGTAATTAGTTCACTTATTCGCTAAAATAAATATCagcaatttaaattttgttttgtgtATGTAAGAATTCTTATTAGTGTCTAACAGtaaattcttaaataaaactCAATTTATGTCAAATTAATCCCTAACCTATCGAATTAAAAAATCTGTAGAtaaccaaaaaataaaacaagaataTTCGCATTTTAAAAATGGTATATTTagtttaacataataaaaaaaatagtttgtTCACTTATTATTTCTCTTATATAATTACATAGGACAATAGAAATTCCAAATAATGAATGTGCGgtgcatttatttttatttttttcttgaagAGATTCACCTTTGAACACAATGATATTCATTTGTTGCAGATTTTATGGacaaacactacaaaaaaaaaatggtAATTACGGCGATTTTTTAGGAttattacggcggtttgaaccgttattattattttgaatgaCACTCAAGAAAAACCGCCATAATTTAAAGCGTCATTTGGTTATTACGGCGATTTTTGAAAAACCGCCACAATTATCTGGTTAAAACAGTAGTTTTTGAGTTGGGTTAAAACGAAGGTTCAAACCACcgttattttcaaataaaatggcatttttttgttggttaaaacggcgtttatgaaccgccatttttaccttgGCAGAGTggcatttttggttggttaaaatggcgttTGAAACCGCCGTTTTTATCGGATTAAAACGACATTTTTAGTTAGTTAAAATGACATTTTGAATCGCTATTTTTACCCTGATAGTGGCATTTTTATTGGTTAAAATGGCGTTTAAAACCGCGGTTTTTACCATGTTGATTATTGAATTGATATAGATGGCAAAACCAAATCATACAAGCTTAGTCAAAGGCAGCAACAATAGCTTCGCAGCAGCTAGAGAACCAGATTGAATCCACAAATTGAAGCCAAAGAACCAGATCTTAGAAGCTCTGCCAGAGAGAGCAACAACGGCGTTGCTTGCGGCAGCGAGGAGATGAAAGGTTGTGAAGAGAAAGCAAATCCTCAAATCGAAGAAAAAAATTTGATCGCAGAAGCTCCACCGAAGGCAACATCAATAACGTTGCTTACGGTGGTGAGGAGATGAATGGCGACGAGCAGATGAACAGCAACGAGGAGATGAACAGTGACAATAAAACTTGAAATCAAAGCCAGAGAAGCAGACCTAGAACCTCAGCCAAAGGTAGCAACAACGATAACACATTGCTTACGGTAGCTTGGAACTGAGCGGTGGCGAGCAAATGAATGGCGGCGGAGATGAACAGCAATGGAGATGAACGGTGGCGATATCGAAGCCAGAGAAGCAAATCTATAACCTCCGCCAATGGCAACAACAATGATAATGTTGCTTGCGGCAACTTGGAGCTGAGCGGTGGCGAAAAGATGAACGACAGTGGAAAACTACGGTTAGATTCGTCACGTTCACACGTTACTCTCGTCCTCATCTTCTCTGTGCAGTGTGCACAACAACATCACCTCTaagttttagatttttattttttttaaaaaaaggaagACTAAAGATAATGACAATTTTAAACCACCTCATTCTCTAAAAACTGCCATCAATCAACTGAATAATATGACAGACTCTCACTTCCATCGGAATTAACAAAAAATATGAGAGTTACATAAAATCGTCATAACATAAGCATCATTTTAACCAACATTTTTTATAGTGAAATACTTAGCTGCGAGTGCTTAAAATGAAATTCGATTTTTCGACTTCTTAATTAAAAGACCAAATGATAAGCTAAAAGGTCACACTCATCACGTGCTTATCTTATATGTAGATTCATTACAGATCTTCATTTACCGATATCAACACCACTCAAATACTgtttaaaataaaagataaaaatgggCATATATTTATGATAGATAACAACACATTGTTATAGATATTTATAACTGATctcatattattaaaaaaaattatataataaaggAAAAACAGAAAGACAATTTGACTCATTCTTAACTCGAATGTATTATTGTTGTTGGATAATGGAAGTCAGTCAAGTGCGACTTTTGTTGTGCCAACAAATTAAGCTGAGTGTTGTCATATCGACAGCGACATgaaaaaaaagcaagaaaaattTTCGGATttaaataaacaaactaaagttcACATCATATAAACTATAAAGGATGTTGTTAGTTGTTACATATACTTACCATATTAACTTCTGTGTGAACTTTAGGTTACACAATATTGAGTTAACATTCAACTTAGGtttcaaaaaattttagattATTGCATACTATATAGTcttcaataaattttttatttttagaaattctttttaattaattccaNNNNNNNNNNNNNNNNNNNNNNNNNNNNNNNNNNNNNNNNNNNNNNNNNNNNNNNNNNNNNNNNNNNNNNNNNNNNNNNNNNNNNNNNNNNNNNNNNNNNNNNNNNNTATAATTTTCGAAGAATTCTAGACAATAAAAATTTGTAGAAAACTAAAATGTCcgatctaaaattttttaaaaactaatttaaatatttacttCACAATATTTTTGGTATTAATTTTTGTAAATTAAGAGTGACTTAGGTCAAGTTtggataaacaacttaattaagttacttttaaagaaatagcttaaataataaatgcttatattaaaagtagcttataaataagtgattttgtatttgattttttagttttaaaagtacttattttaagaaaaaagtgataaaaagttttttattatgagagaagtcatttttttaacttctccttaagcaccaaaatagctttTTAAAAAGTTGTAATTTTGCTTTAAAAATTGTACCAAACATTAAAATTAtacattttcataagttaaaagttaaaaaaagttacTTATAAACCTATCCAAATGGACCTGAATGAGTTTGTGATTTTGGTATTGATCTCTCCCTCCGCGTAAATAAAATAATGGAGAATCAGATTGATGTCGGAGCTAgctttgtttaatttaatttggtgATACCTCTAATTTAATGATAATGATATAAAGGAAATTTTGTGGGGTTTGGCTTTAAGAGTGTCACCATATTATTCTGGTGATGAGAAATATTTTGGGCGTTAACTGTTAAGTCTATACTATATATATATCACATAAAATTTAAGACTACTATAATGAGCAACTATAAAGAATATTATATAGAAACAGTCTTAGTTACTAAAGTACTTATATGTCATGATATTGCACACTACTTACAACTATGTAATAACAATGATGTATGAATACACCACTATCTGAAGAGCACTATGACCTAAGTAAAACAAATCTATATATATACACGTTCAATTTA contains the following coding sequences:
- the LOC107629583 gene encoding expansin-like A2; protein product: MAFFVRFSLLLLLLSSSATACDRCVHQSKASFFSKASALSSGACGYSELALSLSAGNLAAAVPSIFRDGAACGACFQIRCKDPKLCTKSGTRVVLTDLNKDNKTDFVLSTRAFQSLALKGKAQHLLNLGILDIEYKRVPCEYKNKNLAVRVEESSRKPNYLAIKFLYQGGQTDIVAVDVAKVGSSNWSFLSRNHGAVWDTSRVPEGALQLRLVVTAGFDGKWIWAQKEVLPADWKNGVIYDSGVQITDIAQEGCATCDDGSWP